A single window of Aquarana catesbeiana isolate 2022-GZ linkage group LG10, ASM4218655v1, whole genome shotgun sequence DNA harbors:
- the LOC141110122 gene encoding indolethylamine N-methyltransferase-like, translated as MSETIRKHYHDDDFDAKDFVNTYFSLGTSILEESMGFPTRIIHEMASTGQLKGDKVLDNSMGSIMYQLFSVSNIYKEIYVVQMNDSSFKHFKQWLDNDIKATDWSHSAKRVCHLEGNRQGWKEKEDQVKKVIKGVYKWDNHETNGLDPEVVPQVDCVLSLWILNAISRTKEDFLRNLERFTSRLKLGGQLMLFLVLNMTFYKVGHHHYFMLTLDETEVQELVIKAGFVIEKSSVFKAVEPSDNVDYSHKIFVLARKVKEA; from the exons ATGTCTGAGACCATTCGCAAGCATTATCACGATGATGATTTTGATGCCAAGGACTTTGTTAATACTTATTTTTCCCTTGGGACCAGTATACTCGAAGAAAGCATGGGCTTTCCTACAAGGATCATCCATGAGATGGCTTCCACAG GGCAGCTGAAAGGAGACAAGGTACTTGATAACAGTATGGGGTCCATAATGTACCAACTCTTTTCAGTCAGCAATATTTACAAAGAGATCTATGTTGTACAGATGAATGATTCCAGCTTCAAACACTTCAAGCAATGGCTGGACAATGACATCAAAGCCACTGATTGGTCACATTCTGCCAAACGAGTCTGCCATCTTGAGGGTAACAG ACAAGGGTGGAaggagaaggaagaccaggtgaaaaaAGTAATTAAAGGGGTTTATAAGTGGGATAACCATGAAACCAATGGCCTGGATCCTGAGGTGGTGCCACAGGTGGATTGTGTCCTCAGTCTATGGATATTAAATGCCATCAGTAGAACAAAGGAAGACTTCCTAAGGAACCTGGAGAGATTCACATCCAGACTGAAACTTGGAGGCCAGCTGATGCTGTTTCTGGTGCTGAACATGACCTTCTACAAGGTGGGCCACCATCACTACTTTATGCTGACCTTGGACGAGACAGAAGTACAAGAACTTGTGATTAAAGCCGGCTTCGTCATTGAAAAGTCATCTGTCTTTAAAGCTGTGGAGCCCAGTGATAATGTTGACTACAGCCATAAGATTTTTGTCCTTGCTCGCAAAGTAAAAGAAGCCTGA